One window from the genome of Echinicola vietnamensis DSM 17526 encodes:
- a CDS encoding HD domain-containing protein, with protein sequence MKSHKILNDPVYGFITIPSELIFTIIDHPFFQRLRRIKQLGLTDLVYPGALHTRFHHAIGAMHLMSITLDNLRNKGHEISDHEYEASLIAILLHDIGHGPFSHALEYTLLKGIPHESLSLLLMESLNNQLNGQLDLALRIFKNKYERKFFHQLVSSQLDIDRLDYLQRDCFFTGVSEGTIGADRIIKMMNIKDDQIVVEEKGLYSIENFLSARRLMYWQVYLHKTTVSAEKMLINLITRAKDLQQSGVDVEGSHAFRHLLQNNYTLRDFQQSPALLETFADLDDFDIWGAIKYWKNHDDFVLRSISEMFLTRNLFKIKLSNLPFEETQLELMNKEVAKGLNLPDEALPYFVSSGFISNNAYVAKEKVMILTKKGEVIDVAQAADLPNIKAMSKIVKKYYACRAKNLTLR encoded by the coding sequence TTGAAAAGCCATAAAATACTTAACGATCCAGTTTACGGTTTCATCACTATTCCCAGTGAGTTGATTTTCACCATCATCGACCATCCTTTTTTTCAAAGGTTACGGAGGATCAAACAACTTGGTTTGACCGATTTGGTCTACCCTGGAGCTTTGCACACCCGATTTCACCATGCCATTGGCGCGATGCACCTTATGAGCATCACCTTGGACAACCTCCGAAACAAAGGTCATGAAATTAGTGACCATGAATACGAGGCTTCACTGATTGCCATTTTGCTCCATGATATAGGCCATGGGCCTTTTTCACATGCGCTGGAATACACCCTGCTGAAGGGAATTCCCCATGAGTCACTTTCGCTGCTCCTTATGGAGTCTTTAAACAACCAATTAAACGGCCAATTGGATCTGGCTTTAAGAATTTTTAAGAATAAATATGAGCGAAAATTCTTCCATCAACTGGTTTCCAGCCAATTGGACATTGACCGCTTGGACTACCTCCAGCGGGATTGTTTTTTCACGGGGGTATCCGAAGGGACCATCGGTGCAGACAGGATCATCAAAATGATGAACATTAAGGATGATCAGATCGTAGTAGAAGAGAAAGGTTTATACAGCATAGAAAACTTCCTCAGTGCTAGGCGTTTGATGTACTGGCAGGTATACCTGCACAAAACAACTGTTAGTGCTGAAAAAATGCTCATAAACCTTATCACCAGGGCCAAAGACCTCCAACAATCAGGGGTCGATGTGGAAGGGTCGCATGCTTTCAGGCATTTGTTGCAGAACAATTATACCCTAAGGGATTTCCAACAGTCCCCTGCGCTACTGGAGACGTTTGCGGACTTGGACGACTTTGATATCTGGGGAGCCATAAAGTATTGGAAAAACCATGACGACTTTGTTCTCAGAAGTATATCTGAAATGTTTTTGACCAGGAACCTTTTTAAGATCAAGCTGAGCAATTTACCTTTCGAGGAAACGCAACTTGAACTTATGAACAAAGAGGTCGCCAAGGGACTTAACCTGCCTGATGAAGCCCTTCCTTATTTTGTTTCATCTGGGTTTATCTCCAATAATGCTTACGTGGCCAAAGAGAAAGTCATGATCCTCACCAAAAAAGGAGAAGTAATCGACGTGGCCCAGGCAGCAGACCTCCCAAACATCAAAGCGATGAGCAAAATTGTAAAAAAGTACTATGCTTGTCGCGCTAAAAATTTAACTTTGCGGTAA